The DNA region ccaatagaaaacaatgggatgtttacagagggtggggccatgtgacatcatcaatcacgtgatttcaagatagaggaacacaggctctagaactgtaaagtagtcccattttttaaagcatttaaatgaatatggtgcaaaattatgtgttttgttagacataaatCTACTACTAAGTACATTTCAGAGGTTTTAGGCCacgtttgtaaaaacagtggaggatctctttaaaAACGTAGCTACAATCATTCCACATTCAgaaaatgtcaaatttaagTTGTGTTTTAAGTTAAACTTAAAACTTTGGGAAAAACTTTTTCATCCCAATTTGTCACCATGGTTGTTTATTTAGACACTGTTGCTTATTATGCCTTTATTTAAGTACTGTAATGTCTATTTAAAAGGAGATGTTCCATCATTctatttgttttgtgcaataaaaaaaaagctcaatgtttttactgtgaaacaaaaaacaatcaaacatgTAATTTATCTATTATTGATGGTTTACTAAAACAATGGTTTACTGCAGCCCTGATTGCATCATAAATCATGTAAATCCTGCCAGATTTGGACTTTTCTCCTTCCGTTTCAGATGATCTTGTAGCACTTCTGTCCAGTGAGTATCCAAACCTGGTTTCCTCTGAGCTGGTGGTGGAAGGAGAACAATGTTACAGCCATGGTTCCATCAGACGAAGAAGTGATTCATGCTCCTCTGATCAAGACCAAGACGTTGTTCATCAGTTTGGAAGGCGGTTGTCCTTAAAAAGGGGCctaaatctgacagattacagCATGTTCTATGTAGGACATGAAGGTCCAACTCTGAGGAACTATATGATGTGTTGGAACCGCTGCTCGTTCTCCTCCTTTGACCCTACGACCATGACGGGCAGAGCAGAGTCCGTCAGCATCAACCGTGCACTAATGAAGCGATATTATGCTATAGAGCGTGCTAAAGATGCTAACGTGGTGGGCATCCTAGTGGGCACTCTGGGCGTGGCAGATTATCTGGTCATCATCCAGCAGCTGAAGGAGACGATCCACAGAGCGGGAAAGAAGAGCTACATTTTCTCCATGGGAAAACTCAACGTTCCCAAACTCGCCAACTTTCTAGAAATCGACATTTTTGTCTTAATTGCTTGTCCTGAAAACTCTCTCCTGGACTCTAGTGAGTTTTTTAAGCCTGTGGTGACACCGTATGAGATGGAGGTGGCCTGTAATAAGGACAGGGTGTGGTCTGAGGACTATGTGGTAGACTTTAGAAACCTTCTACCAGGTGAGATTCACATCTGTTGTGTCCATGACAGTTATTGTTTGATTTAAGTTGCTGGAGAGGATGcttcttattgacattgttggtaaagtttggtgcattgcattgtgggacatggagtcctgtagagggatgcatagaagtgttttcttCTTTCTCGTGTTTCTTTTCCAGAAAAGGACAGTGATTGGATTAACTTCATTTTTGttccaaaaataaatatccaCCATAGTTTTGCTACAACTTTcagtaaaaacacaagaaatgtgttgggaactcattttgtcagagtttttgtggcaaacaagaaatcacagttagaatgaagtaaaaacacttctcccacaatgcaatgcgccaaacttttccaacattgtcaataaaccaagtgtttacagtggagatgacgACAATCTTACCTTTTACGTCTTTTTTTCCAAGCAattaatctttgatttattgatttgacGATGACActctttatttgattaaaaaaaaatcatcttcaGCTGTTTTAAAGATTtcattcactgtttttacaaatgtggccaaaaatcttctaaatgtacttattagaagatctatgaccaataaaacacataattaGGCacaatattcattttattaacttttataattgggactactttacagttttagaacctgtgttcctccatcttgaaatcatgtgattgatgtcACACgcccccactgcctgtaaacatcccattattttctattggagtgaagcattcagcctgatttatagatcatttagtagctttttagagcagctttttcagtcaaaatgacatgtgctgcttttagttgtttgtTAAAGAATGTCAATGTAAACTTATTTACagtctgtgaccgcagggggcgtcAGTTCAAACTCGGAGGTTtcatagtagacaatgaagcagagaagacgAGCTCTGTAAGAGACCTTTACTCTcctttaaacagtgcgctgacacgctctggtagctgaagttagcgagtaaatcataTACTGTTGAAAGACTCCCATCCTCGGGGTTTGTGTGTCTGCTtccaaatttttatttaaaatggaaACCAACATAGAttacatcaaataatatcacactccaaatgaaacattttcatgATTGGAAAGGagcagtaaaaataataaaattattttgtttctgcCCCGtaacttaataaatacataatgataaatgatctaaaaagctgctaaatgatctaaaaatcaggttgaatgtttcactccaatagaaaacaataggctgtttacaggcagtggggccgtgtgacatcatcaatcacatgatttcaaaatagaggaacacaggctctaaaactgtaaagtagtcccattgaTTTTTAgaagttaattaaatgaatatggtgcatactgatgtgttttgttggacatggatctactaataagaacattttagaggttttaggtcacatttgtaaaaacagtggatgatcCCTTTAGGTGTTTTTAAGATTAAAGTAATATAGATATGAAATGTTTCCATGTTGTAGGTGGATTGAACCACGTTCCTCTGTCCGAACATCATGAAGACGGTGATACTGACGTGTCATTGATAACTGGAGCTCTACGGAGCCAAAGCTTCTCTAACTCTGACCCTAAAGACTCCACCCACAGATCCTCCTCTGTGGTCCTGAGGAACCAAACCATGACTGTAGCCAATCACAACTCAGCAGGTATGACTCAGCTGAATCGTGCTCTATAATATATTAGAGACCAATCAACACTTAGACGGACGTCTGACcgttttattgtgtttcagcTTCTTTTCTAGCAGCTCGCAGCTGGCAGGGCTTAGAGCAGAGGTTGGGTGAGACGCCCGTGGTGAAGGCGCTGAAAGGACGACGAGGAATCGCCATCGCCTACGAAGAAGAGGGAGCGTCATCATGATGTTTCACTAACTGTTCACCACATGTTTATCACACGTTAATAAATCAAACCAAATAAAGTCTTTGTTTATTAATGTTGGAAACTTTCCACGCAAATAATTGAGGAATTTATAAAATCTTAAGAACAGATGTTTAATATACTGTAGtcggagtcaattacatttttcaattacaattaaatcttcaattatccatgttcaataacAATTAGATTATGATTACAGGGACCaccttttttccaattacaattatctttttttccctctaaaagccaattacaattattaaagttaaattattaatcacaattactgagcttttaataaactgttagcttcagggttggggtcaattacattttaaagtacaattatccatgttcaactacaatttaattatgtgaccggtattttttccaattacatttttttttctgaaagtaaaatacaattacattctcaattgctaaagttcatatacaattactgagcttttaaTAGTAACCCCAGAAAAATGAACTTGTGTTGGCTTCAGGGTTGGGctccattacatttttcaattgcaattacattttccattatccatgttcaataacAATTAATTACAGGGACttccattttttccaattacaaataaaattagtt from Gouania willdenowi chromosome 20, fGouWil2.1, whole genome shotgun sequence includes:
- the dph2 gene encoding 2-(3-amino-3-carboxypropyl)histidine synthase subunit 2, encoding MTDAFSSSSETVIQRSVDVTVKINNTPVGKLDQLYEIKETCKFISEHKYERVALQFPDELLVDSVAVAEQISENTNAKTFILADTSYGSCCVDEVAGEHVGADCIVHYGRACLSPSRRLPLMYVFGKRVLDVEKCSASFRELHPDLQSHVVVLYDVGYAHAINDLVALLSSEYPNLVSSELVVEGEQCYSHGSIRRRSDSCSSDQDQDVVHQFGRRLSLKRGLNLTDYSMFYVGHEGPTLRNYMMCWNRCSFSSFDPTTMTGRAESVSINRALMKRYYAIERAKDANVVGILVGTLGVADYLVIIQQLKETIHRAGKKSYIFSMGKLNVPKLANFLEIDIFVLIACPENSLLDSSEFFKPVVTPYEMEVACNKDRVWSEDYVVDFRNLLPGGLNHVPLSEHHEDGDTDVSLITGALRSQSFSNSDPKDSTHRSSSVVLRNQTMTVANHNSAASFLAARSWQGLEQRLGETPVVKALKGRRGIAIAYEEEGASS